In Syntrophorhabdaceae bacterium, a single genomic region encodes these proteins:
- the nadD gene encoding nicotinate-nucleotide adenylyltransferase, which produces MMKIGIFGGTFDPVHMGHLRVAEEIRELFFLERIVFVPVFMPPHKRDCRIAEAEDRLHMLKAGTRGNRFFQTSEIEIRRGGVSYTIDTLKSFEKRFKEVYFLIGIDAFSEINTWHAYRELFHHAHFIVMTRPARKQPSLLNALPHDMKDEVRALDESTLEHPSGKRIYLHEITQLDISSTKIKELLKNGRSVRYLVPGSVERYIYQRGLYRT; this is translated from the coding sequence ATGATGAAGATCGGCATCTTTGGGGGGACATTTGATCCTGTACATATGGGTCACCTGAGGGTTGCAGAGGAGATACGTGAATTATTTTTCCTTGAAAGGATCGTTTTTGTCCCTGTCTTTATGCCCCCTCATAAGAGAGATTGCAGGATCGCTGAAGCAGAGGACAGACTTCACATGCTGAAAGCCGGGACAAGGGGCAACAGATTTTTTCAGACATCAGAGATTGAGATCCGAAGGGGAGGGGTTTCATATACTATCGATACGTTAAAGAGTTTTGAGAAACGATTCAAAGAGGTCTACTTTCTGATCGGCATTGATGCCTTTTCAGAGATAAACACCTGGCACGCGTACAGGGAGTTGTTCCATCACGCACATTTCATCGTCATGACGAGACCGGCCCGCAAACAGCCCTCTCTCCTGAACGCATTGCCTCATGATATGAAGGACGAAGTAAGAGCGCTTGATGAAAGTACCCTTGAGCACCCCTCCGGCAAGAGGATATATCTTCACGAGATAACCCAGCTCGATATCTCTTCTACAAAAATAAAGGAGCTCCTGAAAAATGGAAGGTCGGTACGATACCTTGTCCCCGGTTCAGTGGAGAGGTATATCTACCAGAGGGGGTTATATAGGACATAA
- a CDS encoding glutamate-5-semialdehyde dehydrogenase produces MTARERAEKAKKASDILAHASTETKNQVLRKLEKVLAEKRDYLFKENRKDIEAAKKAGLSKSLIDRLKIDDKVIREMQGSIRDVIALPDPVGEIVKVWKRPNGMTVGRMRIPIGVILIIYESRPNVTVEAFSLCLKSGNCVILKGGSEAFHSNLALYRLILTALKGSGLPGDVAQFVDTADRSYIYELLTMDDHIDLVIPRGGEALIRSIVEQSRIPVLKHYKGVCHIFVDESASLEMARKVCLNAKAQKPATCNAMETLLVHEAIAKAFLPGMEKIFREQGVRLRGCDKTVRILKTIGKAKDADWYEEYLDLILSIRIVKDIDEAIAHIRQYGSGHTDAIITADYDNAWRFIREVNSSLTLVNASTRLNDGYQLGLGAEMGISTTRLHAFGPMGLEELTVTKFIAFGDGQLRI; encoded by the coding sequence ATGACGGCAAGAGAACGGGCAGAGAAGGCAAAAAAGGCTTCGGATATCCTTGCGCACGCATCGACAGAGACCAAAAATCAGGTCCTCCGGAAACTTGAAAAGGTGCTCGCAGAGAAAAGGGATTATCTCTTTAAAGAGAACAGGAAAGACATCGAAGCGGCAAAAAAGGCAGGACTTTCAAAGAGTTTGATAGACCGGCTGAAGATCGACGACAAGGTGATCCGTGAGATGCAGGGCAGCATCCGCGACGTTATTGCGCTTCCCGATCCCGTCGGCGAGATAGTGAAGGTCTGGAAGCGTCCGAACGGGATGACCGTTGGGAGGATGCGGATACCTATCGGCGTCATCCTGATTATCTATGAATCGAGACCGAACGTTACCGTCGAGGCCTTTTCGCTCTGTTTGAAAAGCGGCAACTGCGTGATCCTCAAGGGCGGCTCCGAGGCGTTCCATTCGAACCTTGCCCTCTACCGCTTGATCCTCACGGCGCTTAAGGGTTCAGGTCTCCCCGGTGATGTTGCCCAGTTCGTAGATACCGCCGACAGATCGTATATATATGAGCTTCTGACGATGGACGATCACATAGACCTCGTTATACCGAGAGGCGGTGAGGCGCTCATAAGGAGCATCGTGGAGCAGTCAAGGATCCCCGTGTTGAAACACTACAAGGGGGTATGCCACATCTTTGTCGATGAATCGGCGTCACTCGAAATGGCCCGCAAGGTCTGCCTGAACGCCAAGGCCCAGAAACCCGCCACATGCAACGCCATGGAGACGCTCCTTGTGCACGAGGCAATTGCAAAGGCGTTCCTTCCCGGAATGGAAAAGATCTTCAGGGAACAGGGGGTCCGTCTGCGGGGCTGTGACAAAACGGTCAGGATCCTGAAGACGATCGGGAAGGCTAAAGACGCGGACTGGTATGAAGAGTATCTCGATCTCATACTTTCCATACGGATAGTGAAGGACATTGACGAGGCGATTGCCCATATAAGGCAATACGGCTCGGGTCATACCGATGCGATTATTACGGCCGATTATGACAACGCATGGAGGTTCATCCGCGAGGTGAACTCGTCATTAACGCTGGTGAACGCATCGACAAGGCTGAACGATGGGTATCAGCTCGGCCTCGGGGCAGAGATGGGGATCAGCACGACAAGGCTGCATGCCTTCGGCCCCATGGGCCTTGAAGAGCTGACGGTGACAAAATTTATCGCATTCGGCGACGGGCAGTTGAGGATATGA
- a CDS encoding TraR/DksA family transcriptional regulator: MKKQEREHYKKRLLKTRDAILSKAKKLKEDSYSLGTDGIQDMADAASNSYNADILMSISDNDLTLLKDIDSALDKIVKGTYGVCEECEEKISEKRLEANPVARYCITCKRLMEEKGI; the protein is encoded by the coding sequence ATGAAAAAACAAGAACGTGAGCATTACAAGAAGAGACTCTTGAAGACGAGAGACGCCATACTGAGCAAGGCGAAAAAACTGAAGGAAGACTCCTATAGCCTTGGTACGGACGGTATTCAGGATATGGCTGATGCGGCAAGCAATTCCTACAACGCAGACATACTGATGAGCATCAGCGACAATGACCTCACGCTGCTGAAGGATATAGACAGCGCCCTTGATAAAATAGTAAAAGGGACCTATGGAGTTTGTGAAGAATGTGAAGAAAAGATCAGCGAAAAAAGACTTGAAGCAAATCCTGTTGCAAGGTATTGTATTACCTGTAAGCGATTAATGGAAGAGAAAGGAATTTGA
- the rsfS gene encoding ribosome silencing factor gives MKTIDTVTACARLADEKKANDILVLKLSGLTDITDYFLLASGTSERHIKTIVDSVTKGMKEEGIRPYSIEGYYEGRWVVIDYQNVIVHVFLESLRELYDLESLWIEAERYRLKKENKDLEVENEKTRT, from the coding sequence TTGAAAACCATTGATACAGTAACCGCATGCGCCAGGCTTGCAGACGAAAAAAAGGCGAACGACATCCTGGTCCTCAAACTCAGCGGACTTACCGATATTACAGACTATTTCCTCCTGGCAAGCGGGACAAGCGAACGTCACATAAAGACTATCGTTGATTCCGTAACAAAGGGCATGAAAGAGGAGGGTATAAGACCCTATTCAATTGAAGGTTATTACGAGGGACGCTGGGTGGTTATCGATTATCAGAACGTTATCGTCCACGTATTTCTCGAGAGTCTCCGTGAGTTGTATGACCTCGAAAGCCTGTGGATCGAGGCAGAGAGATATAGACTAAAAAAAGAAAATAAGGACTTAGAGGTGGAGAATGAAAAAACAAGAACGTGA
- a CDS encoding ComF family protein — MRDHLKTVLDIFYPLQCGGCGDHGSTLCGDCIGSFRAVDEGSSCPVCGRWIGKNVVCGGCLEENRGFQKGHYGFYFEGRLRSAMHAFKFNGRKDIGRRLVSLSKEKILSFADTFDCIVPVPVTEKRLKERGFNQSFIIAEEIAKIAGREIGHSVLLKKKDTKDQYSLTREERKKNVRGVFAIRDRARIKDKRILLVDDLFTTGYTAREAAVTLLRSHAGEVGFFALARTPS; from the coding sequence GTGCGTGATCACTTAAAAACTGTATTAGATATCTTCTACCCCTTACAATGCGGAGGATGTGGTGACCACGGCAGTACCCTCTGCGGGGATTGTATCGGGTCTTTCAGGGCTGTCGATGAGGGATCATCGTGTCCGGTCTGTGGAAGATGGATCGGTAAGAACGTTGTCTGCGGCGGGTGCCTTGAAGAAAACAGAGGATTTCAGAAAGGCCATTACGGTTTTTATTTCGAAGGAAGGCTGAGGAGCGCCATGCATGCCTTTAAATTTAACGGCAGGAAAGACATCGGGCGGCGTTTAGTCTCCTTGTCAAAGGAGAAGATCCTCTCATTTGCCGATACATTTGATTGCATCGTTCCTGTCCCTGTTACGGAGAAAAGATTAAAAGAGAGGGGATTTAATCAATCGTTCATCATTGCCGAAGAGATAGCGAAGATAGCGGGCAGAGAGATAGGACATAGTGTCCTTCTGAAGAAAAAAGATACGAAAGATCAGTACTCCCTTACCAGAGAAGAGCGAAAAAAGAATGTCAGGGGGGTTTTCGCCATACGGGACAGAGCCAGGATCAAGGACAAAAGGATACTCCTCGTCGATGATCTCTTCACGACCGGATATACCGCACGGGAAGCGGCTGTGACGCTATTGCGGTCCCATGCCGGGGAGGTCGGGTTTTTCGCTCTCGCGCGGACACCTTCATGA
- a CDS encoding tetratricopeptide repeat protein: protein MRYKIFFFLFLVFLLFYLYISNLNQENVKLYIGYGKYYEMSVADFVVVSFVLGVIFSIIVSFFYDIKNAVMGWRTGRKEKKTEEFREVFEKAKSYDLKGDREKAIENLDRIIRRFPDIEEAPIFLADMYISMEAYEKALETLGEAGRNLGKREAVLLKKVKVFRAMKDFQKTETVLKDVLSLNESNLEALAMLRDFYIWKKDWNEAYELEKRVGKFIKTEEENRRFIGIRYERIYELYQKKFETNEDKIIDELKDIISDDKRFIPAYILLAEVYKRKDKLNEAGRVYGRGYSKTGHIIFLLRMEDLYIDRGTPEVILKIYMRILDISPKNHLTSFLYARLCLRLEMIDEAIDTLDSLIAEGEDFKGLHRAMAEAYIHRGEMENAVEEFRSAFPIEQAYIPFICTKCQAIQEEWADFCESCYSWNTINVKKEEFMHTDSEELRTLYEREDWTRAGS, encoded by the coding sequence ATGAGATACAAGATTTTTTTCTTCCTTTTTTTAGTCTTCCTCCTTTTCTACCTCTATATCTCAAATTTAAACCAGGAGAACGTTAAGCTTTATATCGGATATGGAAAGTATTACGAGATGTCCGTGGCTGACTTTGTCGTTGTCTCCTTTGTCCTCGGTGTCATCTTTTCCATCATCGTCAGTTTTTTCTATGACATTAAGAATGCTGTTATGGGCTGGAGAACAGGGAGAAAAGAGAAGAAGACCGAAGAGTTCAGGGAGGTCTTTGAAAAGGCTAAATCCTATGATCTGAAAGGGGACAGGGAGAAGGCGATTGAGAACCTTGATCGCATCATACGCAGATTCCCCGACATCGAAGAGGCCCCTATCTTTCTTGCCGATATGTATATCTCCATGGAGGCGTATGAAAAAGCCCTGGAAACCCTTGGCGAGGCCGGGAGGAATCTTGGCAAGAGGGAAGCTGTTTTACTGAAAAAGGTGAAGGTATTCAGGGCAATGAAGGACTTTCAAAAGACGGAGACTGTGCTCAAGGATGTCCTGAGTCTGAACGAATCAAACCTGGAAGCTCTGGCAATGCTGCGGGATTTTTATATATGGAAGAAAGACTGGAATGAGGCTTACGAACTGGAAAAGAGAGTAGGAAAATTTATAAAGACCGAGGAGGAGAACAGGAGGTTCATCGGGATACGGTATGAGCGGATCTATGAGCTGTATCAAAAGAAGTTTGAGACAAATGAAGATAAGATTATCGATGAACTGAAAGACATCATCAGTGACGACAAGAGGTTCATCCCTGCATATATCCTCCTTGCAGAGGTATACAAAAGAAAGGACAAGTTGAACGAGGCCGGCAGGGTCTACGGCAGGGGGTATTCAAAGACAGGCCACATTATCTTTCTTCTCAGGATGGAGGACCTCTATATTGACCGGGGAACCCCTGAGGTTATATTGAAGATCTACATGAGGATCCTCGACATATCGCCGAAAAATCACCTCACATCCTTTCTCTATGCGCGGCTGTGCCTGAGGCTGGAGATGATCGATGAGGCCATTGACACCCTCGATTCGTTGATCGCGGAGGGAGAGGATTTCAAAGGGCTGCACAGGGCTATGGCCGAGGCATACATACACAGGGGAGAGATGGAAAACGCCGTTGAAGAGTTCAGAAGTGCCTTCCCGATAGAGCAGGCATATATACCCTTCATCTGCACAAAGTGCCAGGCGATACAGGAAGAGTGGGCTGACTTCTGTGAAAGCTGCTACAGCTGGAACACCATTAATGTGAAAAAAGAAGAGTTTATGCATACAGACTCGGAAGAGTTAAGAACGCTCTATGAACGGGAAGACTGGACACGGGCAGGTTCCTGA